A single Orcinus orca chromosome 2, mOrcOrc1.1, whole genome shotgun sequence DNA region contains:
- the NUDT14 gene encoding uridine diphosphate glucose pyrophosphatase NUDT14 isoform X2, which translates to MTGRNGTQKSWDFMKTHDSVTILMFNSSRRSLVLVKQFRPAVYAGEVERLFPGSLAAADQDGPRELQPALPGSAGVTYELCAGLVDQPGFSLEEVACKEAWEECGYHLAPSGLRRVATYKSGVGLTSSSQTMFYAEVTDAQQGGPGGGLAEEGELIEVVHLPLDGAQAFADDPDVPKTLGVIFGISWFLSHVAPGLGPQ; encoded by the exons ATGACTGGCCGG AATGGTACCCAGAAGTCGTGGGACTTCATGAAGACCCATGACAG TGTGACCATTCTCATGTTCAACTCTTCTCGAAGGAGCCTGGTGTTGGTGAAGCAGTTCAGGCCAG CTGTGTACGCTGGCGAGGTGGAGCGCCTCTTCCCGGGGTCCCTGGCCGCCGCGGACCAGGACGGGCCCCGGGAGCTGCAGCCGGCACTGCCTGGCTCGGCAGGGGTGACATACGAGCTGTGCGCCGGCCTCGTGGACCAGCCCGGGTTCTCGCTGGAGGAGGTAGCCTGCAAGGAAGCGTGGGAGGAGTGCGGCTACCACCTGGCCCCCTCCGGCCTGCGCCGGGTTGCCACGTACAA GTCTGGTGTGGGACTGACCAGCTCCAGCCAGACCATGTTCTACGCAGAGGTGACAGATGCCCAGCAGGGTGGCCCAGGCGGGGGCCTGGCGGAGGAGGGCGAGCTCATTGAGGTTGTGCACCTGCCCCTGGATGGCGCCCAGGCCTTCGCCGATGACCCGGATGTTCCCAAGACCCTCGGCGTCATCTTTGGTATCTCGTGGTTCCTTAGCCATGTGGCCCCTGGCCTGGGTCCCCAGTGA
- the NUDT14 gene encoding uridine diphosphate glucose pyrophosphatase NUDT14 isoform X1 has translation MERIEGAAVGRCAASPYLLPLTLHYRQNGTQKSWDFMKTHDSVTILMFNSSRRSLVLVKQFRPAVYAGEVERLFPGSLAAADQDGPRELQPALPGSAGVTYELCAGLVDQPGFSLEEVACKEAWEECGYHLAPSGLRRVATYKSGVGLTSSSQTMFYAEVTDAQQGGPGGGLAEEGELIEVVHLPLDGAQAFADDPDVPKTLGVIFGISWFLSHVAPGLGPQ, from the exons ATGGAGCGCATCGAGGGGGCGGCCGTGGGCCGCTGCGCAGCCTCGCCCTACCTGCTGCCGCTCACGCTGCACTACCGCCAG AATGGTACCCAGAAGTCGTGGGACTTCATGAAGACCCATGACAG TGTGACCATTCTCATGTTCAACTCTTCTCGAAGGAGCCTGGTGTTGGTGAAGCAGTTCAGGCCAG CTGTGTACGCTGGCGAGGTGGAGCGCCTCTTCCCGGGGTCCCTGGCCGCCGCGGACCAGGACGGGCCCCGGGAGCTGCAGCCGGCACTGCCTGGCTCGGCAGGGGTGACATACGAGCTGTGCGCCGGCCTCGTGGACCAGCCCGGGTTCTCGCTGGAGGAGGTAGCCTGCAAGGAAGCGTGGGAGGAGTGCGGCTACCACCTGGCCCCCTCCGGCCTGCGCCGGGTTGCCACGTACAA GTCTGGTGTGGGACTGACCAGCTCCAGCCAGACCATGTTCTACGCAGAGGTGACAGATGCCCAGCAGGGTGGCCCAGGCGGGGGCCTGGCGGAGGAGGGCGAGCTCATTGAGGTTGTGCACCTGCCCCTGGATGGCGCCCAGGCCTTCGCCGATGACCCGGATGTTCCCAAGACCCTCGGCGTCATCTTTGGTATCTCGTGGTTCCTTAGCCATGTGGCCCCTGGCCTGGGTCCCCAGTGA